Below is a genomic region from Nilaparvata lugens isolate BPH chromosome 8, ASM1435652v1, whole genome shotgun sequence.
TCTATTTCTAGTGATTTGTCATGTGTGAATTGAATCAGTTGTTCATTGAAGtgatttgatattgatattttgacTTATTACTTTTAGGAGTCGTCATCATCAGCTGTTCGTGGGAGTGACTCCTCTGCtgaagaggaggaaggaggTAACAATGaaagattgggagaagaagaagtcaaACAAGAGAATGTGTTATACAAAACTACTCTCAAAAAAACCCATCTGTGTACATTCTGTACAAAACGTTTTTCTCAATCTTGTCATTTAACTGTTCATATGCGTACTCATACAAAAGAGAAGCCTTTCCAGTGTACAGTGTGTACTAAAATGTTCTCTAATTCTGCAAATTTGACTGTTCATATGCGTCGTACTCACACAAAAGAGAAGCCTTTCCAGTGTACAGTATGTACTAAAAGGTTCTCCACTAATGGTGAATTGACTCTTCATATGCGTACTCACACAAAAGAGAAACCTTTCCAGTGCACAGTGTGTACTAAAAGGTTCTCCTTGTCTGGTAATTTAAGCATTCATATGCGTATtcacaccaaagagaagcctttTCAGTGTACAGTGTGTACTAAAAGGTTCTCCACTAATGGTGAATTGACTGTTCATATGCGTACTCACACAAAAGAGAAGCCTTTCCAGTGTACAGTGTGTACTAAAATGTTCTCCACTTCTTATAAATTAACTGTTCATATGCGTACTCACACAAAAGAGAAGCCTTTCCAGTGTACAGTGTGTACTAAAAGGTTCTCCACTTCTGGTGAATTGACTGTTCATATGCGTACTCACACAAAAGAGAAGCCTTTCCCGTGTACAGTGTGTACTAAAATGTTCTCTAAGTCTACAAATTTGACTGTTCATATGCGTACTCACACAAAAGAGAAGCCTTTCCAGTGTACAGTATGTACTAAAAGGTTCTCCACCTCTGGTGATTTAACAAGGCATATGCGCACTCACACAAAAGATAAGCCTTTTCAGTGTACAGTGTGTACAAAAAGGTTCTCCGATTCTGGTAATTTGTCTGCTCATATGCGTACTCACACAAAAGAGAAACCTTTCCAGTGTTCAGTGTGTACTAAAATGTTCTCCACTTCTTATAAATTAACTGTTCATATGCGTACTCACACA
It encodes:
- the LOC120352751 gene encoding zinc finger protein 26-like isoform X1; the encoded protein is MRTHTKEKPFQCTVCTKMFSNSANLTVHMRRTHTKEKPFQCTVCTKRFSTNGELTLHMRTHTKEKPFQCTVCTKRFSLSGNLSIHMRIHTKEKPFQCTVCTKRFSTNGELTVHMRTHTKEKPFQCTVCTKMFSTSYKLTVHMRTHTKEKPFQCTVCTKRFSTSGELTVHMRTHTKEKPFPCTVCTKMFSKSTNLTVHMRTHTKEKPFQCTVCTKRFSTSGDLTRHMRTHTKDKPFQCTVCTKRFSDSGNLSAHMRTHTKEKPFQCSVCTKMFSTSYKLTVHMRTHTKEKPFQCSVCTKRFSTSGELTVHMRTHTKEKPFQCSVCTKRFSTSGELTVHIMRTHTKEKPFQCSVCTKRFSTSGELTLHMRTHTKEKPFQCTVCTKRFSFSGNLTSHMRIHTKEKPFQCTVCTKRFSISGNLSVHMRTHTKEKPFQCTVCAKMFSQSTSLTQHMHTHTV
- the LOC120352751 gene encoding zinc finger protein 26-like isoform X2 — translated: MRTHTKEKPFQCTVCTKMFSNSANLTVHMRRTHTKEKPFQCTVCTKRFSTNGELTLHMRTHTKEKPFQCTVCTKRFSTNGELTVHMRTHTKEKPFQCTVCTKMFSTSYKLTVHMRTHTKEKPFQCTVCTKRFSTSGELTVHMRTHTKEKPFPCTVCTKMFSKSTNLTVHMRTHTKEKPFQCTVCTKRFSTSGDLTRHMRTHTKDKPFQCTVCTKRFSDSGNLSAHMRTHTKEKPFQCSVCTKMFSTSYKLTVHMRTHTKEKPFQCSVCTKRFSTSGELTVHMRTHTKEKPFQCSVCTKRFSTSGELTVHIMRTHTKEKPFQCSVCTKRFSTSGELTLHMRTHTKEKPFQCTVCTKRFSFSGNLTSHMRIHTKEKPFQCTVCTKRFSISGNLSVHMRTHTKEKPFQCTVCAKMFSQSTSLTQHMHTHTV